In one Nomascus leucogenys isolate Asia chromosome 13, Asia_NLE_v1, whole genome shotgun sequence genomic region, the following are encoded:
- the DNAJC2 gene encoding dnaJ homolog subfamily C member 2 isoform X2: protein MLSDPVKRRAFNSVDPTFDNSVPSKSEAKDNFFEVFTPVFERNSRWSNKKNVPKLGDMNSSFEDVDIFYSFWYNFDSWREFSYLDEEEKEKAECRDERRWIEKQNRATRAQRKKEEMNRIRTLVDNAYSCDPRIKKFKEEEKAKKEAEKKAKAEAKRKEQEAKEKQRQAELEAARLAKEKEEEEVRQQALLAKKEKDIQKKAIKKERQKLRNSCKTWNHFSDNEAERVKMMEEVEKLCDRLELASLHCLNETLTSCTKEVGKAALEKQIEEINEQIRREKEEAEARMRQASKNTEKSTGGGGNGSKNWSEDDLQLLIKAVNLFPAGTNSRWEVIANYMNIHSSSGVKRTAKDVIGKAKSLQKLDPHQKDDINKKAFDKFKKEHGVVPQADNATPSERFEGPYTDFTPWTTEEQKLLEQALKTYPVNTPERWEKIAEAVPGRTKKDCMKRYKELVEMVKAKKAAQEQVLNASRAKK, encoded by the exons ATggtcaaataaaaaaaatgttcctAAACTTGGTGATATGAATTCATCATTTGAAGATgtagatatattttattctttctg GTATAATTTTGATTCTTGGAGAGAATTTTCTTATttagatgaagaagaaaaagaaaaagcagaatg tcGTGATGAGAGGAGATGGATTGAAAAGCAGAACAGAGCAACAagagcacaaagaaaaaaagaagaaatgaacagaATAAGAACATTAGTTG ACAATGCATATAGCTGTGATCCAAGGATAAAAAAGttcaaggaagaagaaaaagccaagaaagaagcagaaaagaaagcaaaagcagaaGCTAAACGGAAGGAGCAAGAAGCTAAAGAAAAA caaagacaAGCTGAATTAGAAGCTGCTCGGTTAgctaaggagaaagaagaggaggaagttaGACAGCAAGCATTGCtggcaaagaaggaaaaagatatCCAGAAAAAAGCCATTAAGAAGGAAAGGCAAAAACTTCGAAACTCATGCAAG ACCTGGAATCATTTTTCTGATAATGAGGCAGAGCGGGTTAAAATGATGGAAGAAGTGGAAAAACTTTGTGATCGGCTCGAACTGGCAAG cttacACTGCTTGAATGAAACACTCACATCATGCACAAAAGAAGTAGGAAAGGCTGCTTTGGAAAAACAG atagaagaaataaatgagcaaatcagaagagagaaagaggaagctgaggctcgtATGCGACAAGCATCTAAGAACACAGAGAAATCAACTGGTGGAGGTGGAAATGGAAGTAAAAATTGGTCAGAAGATGATCTACAATTACTAATTAAAGCTGTGAATCTGTTCCCTGCTGGAACAAATTCAAG ATGGGAAGTTATTGCTAATTACATGAACATACATTCTTCCTCTGGAGTCAAAAGAACTGCCAAAGATGTTATTGGCAAAGCAAAGAGTCTCCAAAAACTTG acCCTCATCAAAAAGATGACATAaataaaaaggcatttgataagtttaaaaaagaacatgGAGTGGTACCTCAAGCAGATAACGCAACGCCTTCAGAACGATTTGAAG GTCCATATACAGACTTCACCCCTTGGACAACGGAAGAACAGAAGCTTTTGGAACAAGCTTTGAAAACATACCCAGTAAATACACCtgaaagatgggaaaaaataGCAGAAGCGGTACCTGGCAGGACAAAGAAGGACTGCATGAAACGATACAAG GAACTTGTCGAGATGGTAAAAGCAAAGAAAGCTGCTCAAGAACAAGTGCTGAATGCAAGTAGAGCCAAGAAATGA
- the PMPCB gene encoding mitochondrial-processing peptidase subunit beta isoform X2, protein MAAAAARVVLLPAARRRLWGFSESLLIRGSAGRSLYFGENRLRSTQAATQVVLNVPETRVTCLESGLRVASEDSGLSTCTVGLWIDAGSRYENEKNNGTAHFLEHMAFKGTKKRSQLDLELEIENMGAHLNAYTSREQTVYYAKAFSKDLPRAVEILADIIQNSTLGEAEIERERGVILREMQEVETNLQEVVFDYLHATAYQNTALGRTILGPTENIKSISRKDLVDYITTHYKGPRIVLAAAGGVSHDELLDLAKFHFGDSLCTHKGEIPALPPCKFTGSEIRVRDDKMPLAHLAIAVEAVGWAHPDTICLMVANTLIGNWDRSFGGGMNLSSKLAQLTCHGSLCHSFQSFNTSYTDTGLWGLYMVCEPSTVADMLHVVQKEWMRLCTSVTESEVARARNLLKTNMLLQLDGSTPICEDIGRQMLCYNRRIPIPELEARIDAVNAETIREVCTKYIYNRSPAIAAVGPIEQLPDFKQICSNMCWLHD, encoded by the exons ATGGCGGCTGCGGCGGCTCGAGTCGTGTTGTTACCCGCGGCGCGGCGGCGGCTCTGGGGTTTCAGCGAGAGTCTCCTAATCCGAGGCTCTGCGGGACGG TCATTATATTTTGGAGAGAACAGATTAAGAAGTACACAGGCTGCTACTCAAGTTGTTCTGAATGTTCCTGAAACAAGAGTAACATGTTTAGAAAGCGGACTCAGAGTGGCTTCGGAAGACTCTGGGCTCTCAACATGCACG GTTGGACTCTGGATTGATGCTGGAAGTAGATACGAAAATGAGAAGAACAATGGAACAGCACACTTTCTGGAGCATATGGCTTTCAAG GGCACCAAGAAGAGATCCCAGTTAGATCTGGAACTTGAGATTGAAAATATGGGTGCTCATCTCAATGCCTATACCTCCAGAGAGCAGACTGTATACTATGCCAAAGCATTCTCTAAAGACTTGCCAAGag cTGTAGAAATTCTTGCTGATATAATACAAAACAGCACATTGGGAGAAGCAGAGATTGAACGTGAGCGTGGAGTAATCCTTAGAGAGATGCAGGAAGTTGAAACCAATTTACAAGAAGTTGTTTTTGATTATCTTCATGCCACAGCTTATCAAAATACTGCACTTGGACGGACAATTTTGGGACCAACTGAAAATATCAA ATCTATAAGTCGTAAGGACTTAGTGGATTATATAACTACACATTATAAGGGGCCAAGAATAGTGCTTGCTGCTGCTGGAG gTGTTTCCCATGATGAATTGCTTGACTTAGCAAAGTTTCATTTCGGTGACTCTTTATGCACACACAAAGGAGAAAtaccagctctgcctccctgcaaaTTCACAGGAAGTGAG ATTCGTGTGAGGGATGACAAGATGCCTTTGGCGCACCTTGCAATAGCTGTTGAAGCTGTTGGTTGGGCACATCCAGATACAATCTGTCTCATGGTTGCAAACACGCTGATTGGCAACTGGGATCGCTCTTTTGGGGGAGGAATG aaTTTATCTAGCAAGCTGGCCCAGCTCACTTGTCATGGCAGTCTTTGCCAtagctttcagtctttcaacaCTTCCTACACAGATACAGGATTATGGGGACTCTATATGGTTTGTGAACCATCCACTGTTGCAGACATGCTACATGTTGTTCAAAAAGAATG GATGCGACTCTGTACAAGTGTCACTGAAAGTGAGGTCGCACGAGCCAGAAATCTTCTGAAAACAAACATGTTGTTGCAGCTTGAtg gTTCAACTCCAATTTGTGAAGATATTGGTAGGCAAATGTTATGCTATAATAGAAGGATTCCCATCCCTGAGCTTGAAGCAAGAATTGAT GCTGTGAATGCTGAGACAATTCGAGAAGTATGTaccaaatacatttataatagGAGTCCAGCTATTGCTGCTGTTG GTCCCATTGAGCAACTACCAGATTTTAAACAGATTTGCAGTAACATGTGTTGGCTTCATGATTAA
- the PMPCB gene encoding mitochondrial-processing peptidase subunit beta isoform X1 produces the protein MAAAAARVVLLPAARRRLWGFSESLLIRGSAGRSLYFGENRLRSTQAATQVVLNVPETRVTCLESGLRVASEDSGLSTCTVGLWIDAGSRYENEKNNGTAHFLEHMAFKGTKKRSQLDLELEIENMGAHLNAYTSREQTVYYAKAFSKDLPRAVEILADIIQNSTLGEAEIERERGVILREMQEVETNLQEVVFDYLHATAYQNTALGRTILGPTENIKSISRKDLVDYITTHYKGPRIVLAAAGGVSHDELLDLAKFHFGDSLCTHKGEIPALPPCKFTGSEIRVRDDKMPLAHLAIAVEAVGWAHPDTICLMVANTLIGNWDRSFGGGMNLSSKLAQLTCHGSLCHSFQSFNTSYTDTGLWGLYMVCEPSTVADMLHVVQKEWMRLCTSVTESEVARARNLLKTNMLLQLDGSTPICEDIGRQMLCYNRRIPIPELEARIDAVNAETIREVCTKYIYNRSPAIAAVGKPGFFSSMQKVGQVLLINCLLFNP, from the exons ATGGCGGCTGCGGCGGCTCGAGTCGTGTTGTTACCCGCGGCGCGGCGGCGGCTCTGGGGTTTCAGCGAGAGTCTCCTAATCCGAGGCTCTGCGGGACGG TCATTATATTTTGGAGAGAACAGATTAAGAAGTACACAGGCTGCTACTCAAGTTGTTCTGAATGTTCCTGAAACAAGAGTAACATGTTTAGAAAGCGGACTCAGAGTGGCTTCGGAAGACTCTGGGCTCTCAACATGCACG GTTGGACTCTGGATTGATGCTGGAAGTAGATACGAAAATGAGAAGAACAATGGAACAGCACACTTTCTGGAGCATATGGCTTTCAAG GGCACCAAGAAGAGATCCCAGTTAGATCTGGAACTTGAGATTGAAAATATGGGTGCTCATCTCAATGCCTATACCTCCAGAGAGCAGACTGTATACTATGCCAAAGCATTCTCTAAAGACTTGCCAAGag cTGTAGAAATTCTTGCTGATATAATACAAAACAGCACATTGGGAGAAGCAGAGATTGAACGTGAGCGTGGAGTAATCCTTAGAGAGATGCAGGAAGTTGAAACCAATTTACAAGAAGTTGTTTTTGATTATCTTCATGCCACAGCTTATCAAAATACTGCACTTGGACGGACAATTTTGGGACCAACTGAAAATATCAA ATCTATAAGTCGTAAGGACTTAGTGGATTATATAACTACACATTATAAGGGGCCAAGAATAGTGCTTGCTGCTGCTGGAG gTGTTTCCCATGATGAATTGCTTGACTTAGCAAAGTTTCATTTCGGTGACTCTTTATGCACACACAAAGGAGAAAtaccagctctgcctccctgcaaaTTCACAGGAAGTGAG ATTCGTGTGAGGGATGACAAGATGCCTTTGGCGCACCTTGCAATAGCTGTTGAAGCTGTTGGTTGGGCACATCCAGATACAATCTGTCTCATGGTTGCAAACACGCTGATTGGCAACTGGGATCGCTCTTTTGGGGGAGGAATG aaTTTATCTAGCAAGCTGGCCCAGCTCACTTGTCATGGCAGTCTTTGCCAtagctttcagtctttcaacaCTTCCTACACAGATACAGGATTATGGGGACTCTATATGGTTTGTGAACCATCCACTGTTGCAGACATGCTACATGTTGTTCAAAAAGAATG GATGCGACTCTGTACAAGTGTCACTGAAAGTGAGGTCGCACGAGCCAGAAATCTTCTGAAAACAAACATGTTGTTGCAGCTTGAtg gTTCAACTCCAATTTGTGAAGATATTGGTAGGCAAATGTTATGCTATAATAGAAGGATTCCCATCCCTGAGCTTGAAGCAAGAATTGAT GCTGTGAATGCTGAGACAATTCGAGAAGTATGTaccaaatacatttataatagGAGTCCAGCTATTGCTGCTGTTGGTAAGCCTGGCTTCTTTTCTTCTATGCAAAAAGTTGGCCAAGTACTTTTAATTAACTGTCTTCTTTTTAATCCTTAG